In Synechococcus sp. CB0101, a genomic segment contains:
- a CDS encoding methyltransferase domain-containing protein: MGDSSYLLGTHAEELERLRFQHELWRPQALAAWQSAGLGPGDCVLDVGAGPGFAALDLARLVGPKGRVLGLELSPEYVQTGQQLAEAEGLTQLELRQHQLLIDPWPAEGFDLAWCRWVAMFLPDLQPLLEGLERSLRHGGRLVLHEYVHWDSFGLYPQAEAVARFGQACQTSFCQAGGDGDVNRRLPSLLAARGWQIEELRPLPVLGGPGSMAAQWLERFVPVYGPRLQELGLWSQADAEAAAGEIDRAARTPGSFWVGPTVLEVRAQWQGANT, encoded by the coding sequence ATGGGCGACTCCAGCTACCTGCTCGGCACCCACGCCGAGGAGCTGGAGCGCCTCCGCTTCCAGCACGAGCTGTGGCGTCCGCAGGCCCTGGCCGCCTGGCAAAGCGCCGGGCTCGGCCCGGGTGATTGCGTGCTGGACGTGGGCGCCGGTCCCGGCTTCGCAGCCCTCGATCTGGCGCGGCTGGTGGGCCCGAAAGGCCGGGTGCTCGGCCTCGAGCTCAGCCCCGAATACGTGCAAACCGGCCAACAGCTGGCGGAGGCCGAGGGACTCACCCAGCTGGAGCTGCGCCAGCACCAGCTGCTCATCGATCCTTGGCCAGCCGAGGGCTTCGACCTCGCCTGGTGCCGTTGGGTGGCGATGTTCCTGCCCGATCTGCAGCCGCTGCTGGAGGGGCTGGAGCGATCCCTGCGCCATGGCGGACGCCTGGTGCTGCACGAATACGTGCACTGGGACAGCTTTGGGCTCTACCCCCAGGCCGAGGCCGTGGCGCGGTTTGGCCAGGCCTGCCAGACCAGCTTTTGCCAAGCCGGTGGCGACGGGGACGTGAATCGCCGGCTGCCCAGCCTGCTAGCGGCACGCGGCTGGCAGATTGAGGAGCTCAGGCCGCTGCCGGTGCTGGGCGGGCCAGGCTCCATGGCGGCCCAATGGCTGGAGCGGTTTGTGCCGGTGTACGGCCCACGGCTGCAGGAGCTGGGGCTGTGGAGCCAGGCCGATGCCGAGGCAGCGGCAGGCGAGATCGATCGCGCGGCCCGCACGCCCGGCAGCTTCTGGGTGGGACCCACCGTGCTCGAGGTGCGCGCGCAGTGGCAGGGGGCCAACACTTAA
- a CDS encoding class I SAM-dependent methyltransferase has protein sequence MPLLDFDGDYGRTYDARIATLIPAYEAIFELAAAATAALQPLAQQALVVGAGTGTELPGLLAAMPQALFTLVEPSAQMRGFCQALIERVGASDRVTWGPDDLDALGPTCFDAVISHNVLHVLTPDAQERLLQQMAERVAPGGCLLLSSYSETEPPELELGLQIGVARFKALGMDPATIEAVMAARNSKVFSVNHQRLEAQLLQAGLEPPIQLVQALFNRLWLSRRCEGGATA, from the coding sequence TTGCCTCTGCTCGACTTCGACGGGGATTACGGCCGCACCTACGACGCGCGCATCGCCACGCTGATCCCGGCCTACGAAGCGATCTTCGAGCTCGCTGCTGCAGCAACCGCCGCCCTGCAACCGCTGGCGCAACAAGCACTGGTGGTGGGCGCTGGAACCGGAACGGAGCTGCCAGGGCTGCTGGCTGCCATGCCCCAAGCCCTCTTCACCTTGGTGGAACCCAGCGCTCAAATGCGCGGGTTCTGCCAGGCGCTGATCGAGCGCGTCGGAGCGAGCGATCGGGTGACGTGGGGTCCCGATGATCTCGATGCGCTTGGCCCCACATGCTTCGACGCTGTGATCAGCCACAACGTGCTGCACGTGCTCACGCCGGATGCGCAAGAACGGTTGCTGCAGCAGATGGCCGAGCGAGTGGCACCGGGCGGCTGCCTGCTGCTCAGCAGCTACAGCGAAACGGAACCGCCTGAGCTGGAGCTTGGCCTCCAGATCGGGGTGGCCCGCTTTAAAGCCCTGGGGATGGATCCCGCCACGATCGAGGCCGTGATGGCCGCTCGCAACAGCAAGGTGTTTTCCGTGAATCACCAGCGGCTCGAGGCTCAACTGCTGCAGGCCGGCCTCGAACCACCGATTCAGCTGGTTCAGGCCCTGTTCAACAGGCTCTGGCTGAGTCGCCGATGCGAAGGTGGCGCCACCGCCTGA
- a CDS encoding ISAs1 family transposase: MRTALFLYLAERGADFLIAVKHGRRKGFQLIRDRLTYSRRIPWRTSKREIRRGRNITWKLRAMPAPEWVMEQWPGSATISALRSHGIREGKPQDETRYYVSSLRTGAKSLLRAIRQRWSIENSWHWVRDAPLREDAHRYRENNGVQILATLRSLAINALRLDGTWSITAGIAALAHDIKGLRRLLGWQEPATTASYSGRLLIGLACGPSSSGWEARRQLRQTHSRLEPNDFTHRKLEIKNTPGGKPPECHYIQQSAASNKSRWATERHRTQALIRRPAISSRQVRQDPRQQQ, translated from the coding sequence ATGCGAACCGCCCTTTTTCTCTACCTCGCTGAGCGCGGCGCCGACTTCCTGATCGCCGTCAAACATGGGCGCCGCAAAGGGTTCCAGTTGATCCGAGATCGGCTCACCTACAGCCGCCGAATCCCCTGGCGCACCAGTAAGAGGGAAATTAGGCGAGGTCGTAACATCACCTGGAAGCTGCGGGCGATGCCGGCTCCGGAGTGGGTGATGGAGCAGTGGCCGGGAAGTGCGACGATCAGCGCCTTGCGTAGCCATGGCATTCGCGAGGGCAAGCCGCAGGACGAGACCCGTTACTACGTCTCGAGTTTGCGCACCGGTGCTAAGTCCCTACTCAGAGCAATCCGCCAGCGCTGGTCGATCGAAAACAGCTGGCACTGGGTACGGGACGCGCCGCTGCGAGAAGACGCCCACCGCTACCGGGAGAACAACGGAGTCCAAATCCTGGCCACGCTGCGGAGCCTGGCCATCAATGCCCTACGGCTCGATGGGACCTGGTCGATCACCGCGGGCATCGCCGCCCTGGCTCATGACATCAAGGGGTTGCGCAGACTGCTGGGGTGGCAAGAGCCCGCGACGACAGCGAGCTACTCAGGGCGACTTCTAATAGGCCTTGCTTGTGGGCCCTCTTCTTCCGGATGGGAGGCGCGACGACAGCTTCGACAAACACACAGCCGGCTGGAGCCAAACGACTTCACCCATAGAAAGCTAGAAATAAAAAACACTCCAGGAGGCAAACCCCCGGAGTGTCATTACATACAGCAATCTGCTGCATCTAACAAGAGCCGCTGGGCTACGGAAAGACATCGAACCCAGGCATTGATCAGAAGACCGGCTATTTCCTCCAGACAAGTGCGGCAGGATCCCAGGCAGCAGCAGTAA
- a CDS encoding IS256 family transposase has protein sequence MPISDSAASELAQLLNGAFAGELIPELVRQGLQALIEAEAAAALGADRHERTVQRRGHRNGSRERLLATPAGDVQLRIPRFRTGSFFPSLLEPRRRVDRALWAVVMEAYVSGVSTRKVDELVAALGCESGISKSEESRICQGLDTQVQAFLNRPLEFSRYPYVYLDATYLHGRDPARRQVISRAVIVAVGITANGQREVLGIEVGDSEDEAFWTAFLRRLRERGLSGVQLVISDAHAGLKKAIVRCCQGSSWQRCRVHFARNLLVKVPKGSQDMVAAALRSVFVQTEAQAVVQQWDQVTRMLSEKFPAAAALMEQAREDVLAFRAFPPEHWRKIWSTNPLERLNKEIKRRTRVVGIFPNDASIVRLVGALLLEQQEEWQLDGRRVFSEFSMAKLDNTSNQTQDQPTAAITAAA, from the coding sequence ATGCCCATCTCCGATTCTGCCGCCAGTGAACTGGCGCAGCTGCTCAATGGCGCTTTTGCCGGTGAGCTCATCCCTGAGCTGGTCCGTCAGGGGCTACAGGCCCTGATTGAGGCCGAGGCCGCTGCTGCTCTTGGCGCCGATCGCCACGAACGCACAGTCCAGCGGCGTGGACACCGCAACGGCAGCCGGGAGCGGTTGCTGGCCACTCCAGCCGGTGACGTTCAGCTGCGTATCCCACGCTTCCGCACTGGAAGTTTCTTCCCCTCGCTACTGGAGCCTCGCCGCCGTGTGGATCGGGCTTTGTGGGCCGTGGTGATGGAGGCTTATGTCTCTGGTGTCTCCACCCGCAAGGTCGACGAGCTGGTGGCTGCGCTGGGTTGTGAGAGCGGTATCTCCAAATCGGAGGAAAGCCGCATCTGCCAGGGGCTCGACACCCAGGTGCAGGCTTTCCTGAATCGGCCGCTGGAGTTCAGCCGTTACCCGTACGTCTACCTCGATGCGACGTACCTGCACGGCCGAGATCCAGCTCGCAGACAGGTGATCTCCAGGGCTGTGATCGTGGCGGTGGGCATCACGGCCAATGGCCAGCGTGAGGTCTTGGGGATCGAGGTGGGTGACAGTGAGGACGAGGCCTTCTGGACCGCCTTCCTCCGCCGCCTGCGCGAGCGCGGGCTCTCGGGCGTGCAACTGGTGATCAGCGACGCCCATGCAGGACTCAAGAAGGCGATCGTCCGGTGCTGCCAGGGCAGCAGCTGGCAACGCTGTCGCGTCCACTTTGCCCGCAACCTGCTGGTCAAGGTGCCAAAGGGCAGCCAGGACATGGTGGCCGCAGCGCTGCGCTCGGTGTTCGTTCAGACCGAGGCACAGGCCGTGGTGCAGCAGTGGGATCAGGTCACCAGGATGCTCAGCGAAAAATTCCCGGCAGCGGCAGCCCTGATGGAGCAGGCCAGGGAGGACGTGCTGGCGTTCCGGGCGTTCCCACCAGAACACTGGCGCAAGATCTGGAGTACCAACCCGCTGGAGCGGCTGAACAAAGAGATCAAGCGCCGCACCCGCGTCGTCGGCATCTTCCCCAACGACGCCTCCATCGTTCGCCTGGTCGGAGCGCTTCTGTTGGAGCAGCAGGAGGAATGGCAACTCGATGGTCGCCGCGTGTTCTCCGAATTCTCGATGGCCAAGCTGGACAACACCAGCAATCAGACCCAAGATCAACCAACAGCTGCCATAACTGCAGCTGCCTGA
- a CDS encoding 2OG-Fe(II) oxygenase has translation MELIARYRNPGFEALADGVMAFFERRPDLQRPGVAFGPDGAGEPAKVSTDISLVAIDRSDPEAFALAEVIQRGVTAGLERYLQERPLFRECCPEQQLFVNPIFNLQRYAPGEGFKRWHCDWTISDEATEPVHRVLAWILYCNSVEEAGTEFHWQQHHEEAERGKLVIFPAGPSHIHRGRVNHACSKTIATGWINAGSREAYLKRLAAG, from the coding sequence ATGGAGCTGATCGCCCGCTACCGCAACCCCGGCTTTGAGGCGCTGGCCGACGGGGTGATGGCCTTCTTTGAGCGTCGCCCTGATCTGCAGCGCCCCGGTGTGGCCTTTGGGCCGGATGGCGCCGGCGAACCTGCCAAGGTGTCGACCGACATCAGCCTGGTGGCGATCGATCGTTCCGATCCGGAAGCCTTCGCGCTGGCGGAGGTGATTCAGCGGGGCGTTACGGCCGGCCTGGAGCGCTATCTGCAGGAGCGGCCCCTGTTCCGCGAGTGCTGCCCGGAGCAGCAGTTGTTTGTGAATCCGATCTTCAACCTGCAGCGCTATGCCCCCGGTGAGGGTTTCAAGCGCTGGCACTGCGACTGGACCATCAGCGACGAAGCCACCGAGCCCGTGCATCGCGTGCTCGCCTGGATCCTCTACTGCAACAGCGTGGAGGAGGCCGGCACGGAGTTTCACTGGCAGCAACACCATGAGGAGGCCGAACGGGGCAAGCTCGTGATTTTTCCGGCGGGGCCGTCGCATATCCACCGCGGCCGGGTGAATCACGCGTGCAGCAAAACAATTGCCACCGGTTGGATCAATGCGGGTAGCCGCGAGGCTTATCTCAAGCGACTGGCAGCTGGTTAG
- a CDS encoding metal-binding protein: MASGQQHDRATWLLALPFGLLWAPWLGLGGVLTAGLAFLLGGLWLSPDLDTRSNPSRRWGPLRLLWWPYRHLLRHRSLLSHSPLMGSAGRLIYLAALVAGLSWLLHPWGAPHPQALLEGLQGWWTHQRGLSLAALCGVEASAWLHLIQDGDPVPRMPRLLRRKRRRSKTLR, encoded by the coding sequence ATGGCCAGCGGCCAGCAACACGATCGCGCTACTTGGCTCCTGGCTCTGCCCTTCGGGCTGCTGTGGGCACCGTGGCTCGGCCTTGGCGGTGTGCTGACCGCTGGCCTGGCCTTTCTGCTGGGCGGGCTGTGGCTGTCCCCCGACCTCGACACCCGCTCCAACCCCAGCCGCCGTTGGGGGCCGCTGCGGCTGCTGTGGTGGCCCTACCGGCACCTGCTGCGCCACCGCTCGCTCCTCTCCCATTCCCCCCTCATGGGCAGCGCCGGGCGGCTCATCTACCTGGCCGCCCTGGTCGCGGGGTTGAGCTGGCTGCTGCACCCCTGGGGCGCACCGCACCCACAAGCTCTGCTCGAGGGGCTCCAGGGATGGTGGACCCACCAACGCGGGCTGAGCCTGGCGGCGCTGTGCGGCGTGGAAGCCAGCGCCTGGCTCCATCTGATCCAAGACGGGGATCCTGTGCCGCGCATGCCCCGCCTGCTGCGCCGCAAGCGCCGCCGATCCAAGACACTGCGCTGA
- the mazG gene encoding nucleoside triphosphate pyrophosphohydrolase, whose product MAADPATTAALSELINVVARLRDPNGGCPWDLEQTHASLVPYVLEEAHEVADAIHHGDDAHLKEELGDLLLQVVLHGQIAQEEGRFDLGQIASAISEKLVRRHPHVFGDAEVPDSAAVKATWEAIKASEHESPPSASPLSDRLASKVRGQPALAGAMTISKKAAAAGFEWDDMAGVWKKVHEELDELKEAVASGNKVHAQEELGDVLFTLVNVARWCGIDPEAGLAGTNRRFLDRFSRVEAALGGDLQGRSIRELEGLWQQAKAEIRAAQSSDG is encoded by the coding sequence ATGGCCGCCGATCCCGCCACCACCGCAGCCCTCAGTGAGCTGATCAACGTGGTGGCCAGGCTTCGGGATCCCAACGGCGGCTGCCCCTGGGACCTGGAGCAAACCCACGCCTCCCTGGTTCCCTACGTGCTGGAGGAAGCCCACGAGGTGGCCGATGCCATCCACCACGGCGATGACGCCCATCTCAAGGAGGAATTGGGGGATCTACTGCTGCAGGTGGTGCTGCACGGACAGATCGCCCAGGAGGAGGGACGATTCGATCTGGGTCAGATCGCTTCAGCCATCAGCGAAAAGTTGGTGCGCCGCCACCCCCATGTGTTCGGCGATGCCGAAGTCCCTGACAGCGCCGCCGTGAAGGCGACCTGGGAAGCGATCAAAGCCTCTGAACACGAGAGCCCGCCCTCCGCCAGCCCCCTCAGCGATCGCCTTGCGAGCAAGGTGCGCGGCCAACCCGCCTTGGCCGGTGCCATGACCATCTCCAAAAAGGCCGCCGCGGCCGGCTTCGAGTGGGATGACATGGCCGGTGTGTGGAAGAAGGTGCACGAGGAGCTCGACGAGCTCAAGGAAGCCGTGGCCAGCGGCAACAAGGTTCACGCCCAGGAGGAACTCGGCGATGTGCTGTTCACCCTGGTGAACGTGGCCCGCTGGTGCGGCATCGACCCCGAAGCGGGCCTGGCTGGCACCAACCGCCGCTTCCTCGATCGCTTCTCCCGCGTGGAGGCGGCCCTCGGCGGCGACCTCCAGGGCCGCAGCATCCGCGAACTCGAAGGCCTGTGGCAACAGGCAAAGGCAGAGATCCGAGCGGCTCAATCCTCTGACGGCTGA
- a CDS encoding oxidoreductase — protein MPWTCADIPDQRGRTALITGANSGLGLETARALAQRGARVVLACRSLERAEQARAELQADACGELIPLELDLADLQSVQRGAHQVADQLGRLDLLINNAGVMAPPRQLSAQGHELQFAVNHLGHFALTQQLLPLLEPEGRVVHVSSGAAYFGRIAFDDLQGERRYDAWAAYAQSKLANLITALELQERLEVTGSSVRSIAAHPGLARTNLQPTSVAARGSRLEALAYRLMDPLFQSAAMGALPQLYAATAADAQPNAFYGPGGPGNLKGYPKACRMAPAARDAATRQRLWRVSEELVGNALGS, from the coding sequence ATGCCCTGGACCTGCGCCGACATCCCCGATCAACGCGGCCGCACAGCACTGATCACAGGAGCCAACAGCGGGCTGGGGCTGGAAACCGCGCGAGCCCTGGCCCAGCGAGGTGCGCGGGTGGTGCTCGCCTGCCGCAGCCTGGAGCGCGCCGAACAGGCCCGAGCAGAGCTGCAGGCCGATGCTTGCGGCGAGCTGATCCCGCTTGAGCTGGATCTGGCGGATCTACAGAGCGTGCAGCGCGGTGCCCATCAGGTGGCGGATCAACTGGGCCGGTTGGATCTATTGATCAACAACGCCGGTGTGATGGCCCCGCCGCGCCAGCTCAGTGCCCAGGGCCATGAGCTGCAGTTTGCGGTGAATCACCTCGGGCACTTCGCACTCACGCAACAGCTGCTGCCGCTGCTTGAGCCCGAAGGCCGCGTGGTGCACGTGAGTTCGGGGGCCGCCTACTTCGGCCGGATCGCCTTCGACGACCTGCAAGGTGAGCGGCGCTACGACGCCTGGGCGGCCTACGCCCAGAGCAAGCTGGCCAACCTGATCACCGCCCTGGAACTGCAGGAGCGGCTCGAGGTAACCGGCAGCAGCGTGCGCTCGATCGCTGCCCACCCCGGCCTGGCCCGCACCAATCTCCAGCCCACCTCGGTGGCGGCCCGGGGCTCGCGCCTGGAGGCGCTGGCCTACCGCCTGATGGATCCGCTGTTCCAGAGCGCTGCCATGGGGGCACTGCCTCAGCTCTATGCGGCCACGGCAGCAGACGCGCAGCCGAACGCGTTTTATGGCCCTGGCGGCCCGGGGAACCTCAAGGGCTACCCCAAGGCCTGCCGGATGGCTCCTGCCGCGCGCGATGCCGCCACACGGCAGCGCCTGTGGCGCGTGAGCGAAGAACTCGTGGGGAATGCTCTGGGCAGTTGA
- the arfB gene encoding alternative ribosome rescue aminoacyl-tRNA hydrolase ArfB produces the protein MDLQLSPRLVIPAAELRWRFSRSSGPGGQNVNTTDSRVELLFDLAVTPSLPVQLRARALRRLEPRLVDGCVVIAASEHRSQWQNRVAAQRRLVEILQEAIKPPPPPRRPTKPTRGSVQRRLAAKKQRSAVKQQRRGRIQPSED, from the coding sequence GTGGATCTGCAACTGAGCCCACGGCTGGTGATCCCTGCGGCGGAACTGCGCTGGCGTTTTTCTCGATCCAGTGGCCCCGGCGGTCAAAACGTGAACACCACCGATTCGCGGGTGGAGTTGCTGTTTGATCTGGCGGTGACGCCGTCGTTGCCCGTGCAGCTGCGGGCCCGGGCGCTGCGGCGGCTTGAGCCGCGGTTGGTGGACGGCTGCGTGGTGATCGCGGCCAGCGAGCACCGCTCCCAGTGGCAGAACCGGGTGGCGGCGCAGCGGCGCCTCGTGGAGATCCTGCAGGAGGCGATCAAGCCACCGCCACCGCCGCGGCGCCCCACCAAGCCCACGCGCGGTTCGGTGCAACGGCGCTTGGCGGCCAAGAAGCAGCGCAGCGCCGTGAAGCAGCAGCGGCGCGGGCGGATTCAGCCGTCAGAGGATTGA
- a CDS encoding mechanosensitive ion channel family protein, with protein sequence MKQLILEVLGWLGYLERHSVVVQLVLVALCVIGTRLARRHRLLRRWPTAGYVPLGLVLLGLSSLALISAKQPAGLALLLGLLWLIWYGLHLLHYQLLHWLPPARAHQLESRLLRPTFLLLAAMALISEVDSLNDLAVAQLGELFGVEIKAGKLFHALVMIYLVVVGCGPPAAGLAWLVQRAVGMSEGSRKAMELMLRYAVVAIGLVAVGVHLGLNTTALIAVAGGLSVGLGFGIKEVFSNFVSGLWLLFEGSVRPGEVLMLDGDPCEVRRLGLRATLLWRDRDNAELLIPNQTFFTEAATTYTASDRMRRSQVSIGAAYHHDPSEVIALLETTARQVARVLPEPAPKALMLSYGDYEINYALRFWISNPMDNVGICSEVNQAIWQAFKENKIEIPFPQQVEYSMHWPPEQHRTNSRLP encoded by the coding sequence ATGAAGCAACTCATCCTCGAAGTTCTGGGCTGGCTGGGCTATCTGGAGCGCCACTCTGTGGTGGTTCAGCTGGTGTTGGTGGCGCTCTGCGTGATCGGAACACGCCTGGCTCGGCGCCACAGGCTTCTGCGGCGATGGCCTACCGCCGGCTACGTGCCCTTAGGTCTGGTGCTACTGGGACTGAGCAGCCTTGCGCTGATTAGCGCAAAGCAGCCGGCCGGACTAGCCCTCCTACTCGGCCTGCTCTGGTTGATTTGGTATGGCCTCCATCTGCTCCATTACCAGTTGCTGCATTGGCTGCCCCCTGCGCGCGCCCACCAGCTTGAAAGCCGCTTGCTGCGGCCGACCTTTCTGCTGCTCGCTGCCATGGCACTGATCAGCGAAGTGGACAGTCTCAACGATCTCGCTGTAGCTCAATTGGGTGAGCTATTCGGCGTGGAAATCAAAGCCGGCAAGCTGTTTCACGCTCTGGTGATGATCTATCTCGTGGTGGTGGGTTGCGGGCCGCCCGCAGCTGGCTTGGCCTGGCTGGTGCAGCGGGCTGTGGGCATGAGCGAAGGCAGCCGCAAAGCGATGGAGCTGATGCTGCGTTATGCGGTTGTGGCCATTGGCCTGGTGGCCGTGGGCGTGCATTTGGGCCTGAACACAACGGCCCTGATTGCGGTAGCCGGTGGCTTGTCGGTGGGCCTGGGCTTTGGCATCAAGGAGGTGTTCTCCAACTTCGTGAGCGGCCTCTGGTTGCTCTTCGAGGGCTCCGTGCGCCCCGGGGAAGTTCTGATGCTCGATGGGGATCCCTGTGAGGTGCGCCGCCTGGGGCTGCGGGCCACATTGCTGTGGCGCGACCGAGACAACGCCGAACTACTGATCCCCAATCAGACCTTCTTCACCGAGGCCGCCACCACCTACACCGCCAGCGATCGGATGCGCCGCAGCCAAGTGAGCATTGGCGCGGCCTATCACCACGATCCATCTGAGGTGATCGCCCTACTGGAAACCACAGCCCGCCAAGTAGCCCGAGTGTTGCCCGAGCCAGCGCCCAAAGCGCTGATGCTCAGCTACGGCGATTACGAGATCAACTACGCCCTGCGCTTCTGGATCTCCAATCCGATGGACAATGTTGGAATCTGCAGCGAAGTGAACCAGGCCATCTGGCAAGCCTTCAAAGAGAACAAGATTGAAATCCCATTCCCACAACAAGTGGAATATTCGATGCATTGGCCTCCCGAGCAGCATCGCACCAATAGCCGGCTTCCCTAA
- a CDS encoding co-chaperone YbbN, with protein sequence MTKSFSTLDDQALQAVAGGLVTLVEFTQPDCEPCKSVSAAVDAVAAQFGDQIAVVRVDASQNPGLADQFGVRATPTVSLVNNSQYVGSATGRITPAKLSDWVHRASALG encoded by the coding sequence ATGACTAAATCCTTTTCGACCCTTGATGACCAGGCGCTGCAGGCCGTGGCTGGTGGCCTAGTGACCCTCGTTGAGTTTACCCAGCCCGATTGTGAGCCTTGTAAGAGTGTTTCCGCAGCGGTAGATGCAGTGGCTGCGCAATTCGGTGACCAAATCGCCGTTGTTCGAGTTGACGCTAGTCAGAATCCGGGTCTTGCTGACCAGTTTGGCGTCAGAGCTACTCCAACCGTCTCCCTCGTGAACAACTCCCAGTATGTCGGGAGTGCGACTGGTCGTATCACGCCAGCCAAGCTCTCGGACTGGGTTCATCGAGCAAGTGCGTTGGGCTGA
- a CDS encoding NAD-dependent epimerase/dehydratase family protein — protein MRVTIVGCGYVGEALARRWGEQAAVDLTVTTTREERRVELIPVARRVLVVRASDPSALFQALDGAEAAVFCMAPGGDRQVDADAYAATYRDSMRALQELLPDMPQLRQIVYTSSCGVYGDAAGAWVDESTPAIPRDAHAAVLLESEQLLEQCRADQRRVCVLRLGAIYGPGRDLIRRFKTLAGTTRTGDGRIYCNWIHRDDVAGAIAAAVAGGWDQTVNVVDDQPWLVADLLNQICNSADLPPVQWSGSEPGAKPMVDRRISNRHLHSLGYELLHPRLLLRSE, from the coding sequence ATGCGGGTCACCATCGTGGGCTGCGGCTATGTCGGCGAGGCCCTGGCACGACGCTGGGGTGAGCAAGCTGCTGTTGATCTCACGGTCACGACCACGCGCGAGGAGCGTCGTGTTGAGCTGATCCCCGTGGCTCGGCGGGTGTTGGTGGTGCGAGCGAGTGATCCATCCGCTTTGTTCCAGGCGCTGGATGGGGCGGAGGCGGCCGTGTTCTGCATGGCGCCGGGCGGTGATCGCCAGGTGGATGCCGATGCTTATGCCGCCACCTATCGCGACAGCATGCGCGCGCTACAGGAGCTCTTGCCCGACATGCCGCAGTTGAGGCAGATCGTGTACACCAGCAGCTGCGGGGTTTATGGCGACGCTGCCGGTGCCTGGGTGGATGAATCCACGCCAGCGATCCCGCGCGATGCCCATGCGGCGGTGCTGTTGGAGAGCGAACAGCTACTGGAGCAGTGCCGCGCCGATCAGCGCCGGGTGTGTGTTCTGCGTTTGGGTGCGATTTACGGACCGGGCCGTGACCTCATCCGCCGTTTCAAAACACTGGCCGGTACTACCAGGACTGGAGATGGCCGCATCTACTGCAACTGGATCCATCGCGACGATGTGGCCGGAGCGATCGCAGCGGCCGTGGCCGGAGGCTGGGATCAAACAGTGAACGTGGTGGACGATCAGCCTTGGCTTGTGGCTGACTTGCTGAATCAGATCTGCAATTCCGCCGATCTGCCCCCGGTGCAATGGAGTGGTTCGGAGCCGGGTGCCAAACCGATGGTGGATCGACGCATCAGCAATCGCCATTTGCACAGCCTGGGCTACGAGCTGCTCCATCCTCGGTTGCTTTTGCGGAGTGAGTGA
- a CDS encoding IS5 family transposase — MGGKQLGFTDYELTTAKKRTKREKFLSEMEAVVPWQALIDLIEPHYPKASKKGGRPPYPLATMLRIHLLQQWYSLSDPAMEEALIEVPTMRRFAGIELISDRIPDETTILTFRHLLEKHGLGEQIFDTVKALLAARGVTMRQGTIVDATLIAAPSSTKNKDGKRDPEMHQTKKGNQWYFGMKVHAGVDKDSGLIHSVVVTAANVHDLTPAAELLHGDEEVVYGDAGYQGIAKRPEMAGKTAEFRVAMRPGTRRALPDTPDGRVQDLIETAKAHIRSKVEHPFRVIKQQFGFQKTRLRGLAKNRCKINVLAALSNLYQARRQLLATV, encoded by the coding sequence ATGGGCGGCAAGCAGCTCGGTTTCACGGACTATGAGCTGACCACGGCCAAGAAGCGCACCAAGCGCGAGAAATTTCTCTCCGAGATGGAGGCTGTGGTGCCTTGGCAGGCACTCATCGATCTGATCGAGCCGCACTACCCCAAGGCGAGCAAGAAAGGCGGCAGGCCTCCCTATCCGCTGGCAACGATGCTGCGCATTCATCTGCTGCAGCAGTGGTACTCCCTCAGCGATCCGGCCATGGAAGAGGCCTTGATCGAGGTGCCCACCATGCGCCGCTTTGCCGGCATCGAGCTGATCAGCGATCGGATCCCGGACGAGACCACGATCCTCACGTTCCGCCATCTGCTTGAGAAGCATGGGCTGGGTGAGCAGATTTTTGACACCGTCAAAGCGCTCCTGGCCGCTCGGGGCGTAACCATGCGTCAGGGCACGATCGTCGATGCCACCTTGATCGCAGCGCCCAGCTCCACCAAGAACAAAGATGGGAAGCGGGATCCGGAGATGCACCAGACCAAAAAGGGCAACCAGTGGTACTTCGGCATGAAGGTCCACGCCGGCGTTGACAAGGACTCAGGCCTGATCCATTCGGTTGTCGTCACCGCCGCCAACGTGCACGACCTCACCCCGGCAGCTGAGCTACTGCATGGAGATGAGGAGGTGGTGTACGGCGATGCTGGCTACCAGGGCATCGCCAAGAGACCAGAAATGGCTGGCAAGACAGCGGAGTTCAGAGTGGCGATGCGGCCCGGCACGCGCAGGGCTCTTCCTGACACCCCGGATGGGAGGGTGCAGGATCTGATCGAGACGGCCAAAGCTCACATCCGCTCCAAGGTTGAGCATCCCTTCCGTGTGATCAAGCAGCAGTTCGGCTTTCAAAAGACCCGGCTGCGAGGCTTGGCCAAGAACCGCTGCAAAATCAACGTGCTTGCGGCACTGTCGAATCTGTACCAGGCCCGACGACAATTACTCGCGACAGTGTGA